The Medicago truncatula cultivar Jemalong A17 chromosome 7, MtrunA17r5.0-ANR, whole genome shotgun sequence genome includes the window CTTTTTGTCTGGGAAATTTAAAAACAACACTCTTAGAATTTGGTTTGGCCTAACTCAACTATGCAAAACCAAAAGCcttattcaaaaattaaaaaccaagTACAGTCACGTCTAGCCCCCCGAGTATACTGACCGATTCCATGTTCCCCCGATTTTATCAGTTTCAGGCTTTCATCTAATCAGTCAACACTAGAATAGTGAACATCTTCCACtttctcaaataaattatttatcttattacacacacacacacaaaaaacagatatatatatatatatatatatatatatatatatatatatataaaaattattttccctGGAATGATTCCCTCCCTCCTTATCACATAGCTTGTTTAAGTTGAATCGTTTTTGGCCTGACATTTTGTCTTCTTACATTATGCATGAGTTTATtctatgaaagaaaaaaaaattccttattCATAATCTACGCCTGCCGATATGTCAAAACAAGCAAAGTGTGTGAAGAACAGaacaattgttaaaaaattgtaatgacGAACACAATACATACCATAGAAACGACAAAGGTTCACACCACAAGGACAGCGTGGAAAAATTTAGTTATAAGACGAGTTTCACTCCATGGTTGAAAAAGTTGACAAGTCACTTGCTTACACAATATTGAAACCAAAGTATTCAAATCTTTACAAGTTATTCTCTAAAATGATTGAGTTGTTCTTTGctcaatttgatattttgacaCGGTGGTCACTTGTTTGAGTTGAAATTTATTATAAAGGTTGATGAACTAAACCGGGAAGCAAAATGTGTTGTACTATTCTAAGATCATTAATCAGAAGAAAACACTGATGCAAACgcaatcaacatcaacaatactaAATTGCTAAGgattcattcattttattaaataaaatcaataatccaagtaattatttttcaaaaaataatcacaaaaaaCTTCTGTTAAAACATGCGAAATTGTAATACCTGTGATTGATAAACCTAGCAGCATTTCCATATGATGCCGCGTATAAGCAAAGAGCTTGGTTATCCTTTACAACTCCCGAGTCCCATTCTGCTTCCAATAAAATTGGGAACGTATGTTTCCCATTTTTGGGATATTTCAAGTTCCTCTCATGCAACTCTTCGACGGTTAAAATTTCTCCAACAAACTCGCATACAAATGCACCTTTTGGAAGATCCTCTAAGGTACGAAGACCCCACCCTTTTCCGTTTGAAGTTAAAAACACCTGAGTAGCACATAATCATTAGAGAAAAGATGTCTAAATATGTTAAGGGAAATGTGTTTAAGAACAGAAAGAAACCCATAGTGTTGCCTCAATGACATcaacattgaaaaatatatatatttgtttacaAGTAGTGAAGATTACTCAAACAATCACCTGCAAGTTGCAAGTTATTCCACGTTGGACAATCCGATTGCCACAATATTTCCCACAGCCACATTTGCTCCAGCACTCTTTAATAAACTTCCGCTTCAAGTGTCCTTTACATGGTTCTAAACAACCATCATTCTTTGATATTTCAAGTGGGCATTCTGTGCAATAGGAATGATTTTGTGGATCACGGCTGATGGCAATACACTCTTCCAAGAACGCTTCCTTTAGTACACCTTGTGCAGTGTAGGCAAAATCCCCTCCAGTTTTATTTGCACAAGAACATGGTTTAGATGATAACACACAATTGCCCATACAGGTAGAACAACAATCTTCACTCCCAATACGAGATAGAGACATATTAACATATGCATCTCGGAACACCAAGTTTCGGGGTATGTAGTGGAACGGAGGTGGGATATCATTATTAGAATCATTCACCCATGAAATTTTCaccttttcttctccctttgtTAGGTCATTGGTAGCACAAACAGCCCTTGTATCATCAATTGTATGATGGTTTGGAGCATTCATTACATTGCAGGAATTTTGAGGCATAGGTTCCCCTGACTCCTTCCCACCGCCATTTTCCGATAAATCATTCATTACATCCTTGGTAACTAGTACAGCATCATCTGGACCACTTGGGCAGGGTGGAGAAACGAGAACTCGAGGTGCGACCGAGGCAGGAGAAGACTTGACAGAGATTGATCCATTTGCAGCAGAAGAATATTTATTTCCTCCGTCAATTAGTGTGCCATTTGCCTCAGATTCTTTTGAAAGGACAACTATTGGCATTATCTTTACAGATGCTTCCTGCAAAGTATTATTCAAATCAGTTCCAAATTCCACCAAGCAGACACACATATATCTCAACATTGTCGGTTTTTAGACTTGGATCATGACTAGGCAAAAAAAATATCCGGTCCCCAAAGAACTGAGGTGCAGCTTAGAGAAAATGTTACCTCTCCCGTAGACGATGAGGCTAGCTCGGCATTAAAAGGCACTTCTTCATATGAGGAAGGAAAAATATCTTCGCCTTCAACATTTTCGTTTCTGTATGGTGATGCCACAGTGTTGTTGCCATCTTGATCTCCGGCTGTGTCATTCTTCGTTGAAGAGTCTGGAACACTTGATGGttcttttgaaggaaaataaatcaaaagaaaactGATCAAACAATCATTAATACATATATGTATGCAGAGACCGCAGTAGAATATGTAGAAGAAAGATAAATGGCACAAAGGTaacatttttttggtagatCACAAAAAAAGACCATTTCTGATGCAACAGAAAACAGAAACTGTCTTAAGATGAGCTTTCTGGAAATGCAGAAGTAGTGCAATATGCAAGTGGAGAATTGCATATAACATAAGCCAAGGAATCACATGGTGGGATGCCATGAAATGCCGGAATTTAAAGGGCAAAAAATCAATCAGGTTCATCGCCACTATAATTAATTCAAAGTTGAGCCAAAATTTGAACAAGCAATATACAATACTTATTATTGTGGATTTAACATACGCAAAATTTGACATGTCAATATTACACCGAAGGCTAAAAACCgtgaaaaggaaaaaacttCTTTTGAAGGCATGGTCAGTCAATTACCAGGAAGAATCACTGAAAGTGGAATCGTGTAATCATCTTCCACTTCATCAACAGGCTCATCCTTGGGGGTGATAAAAGGGTAAGCATGAGGCGTTTTGCTTTTTGACAACGAAGAGGCTCCTTGTTCAACAGCCGGTTCTCTAAACGTGACTGCTGGTTGAGCTCTGTCAGATATAGATCTTCTCCCTCTTAGAGGTTCTTCAGGTGATAAAGGCTTCTTTCCCTTGTCAACAACGGCATTTCCATTGGATAGCAGTCTGGAACTACTTTCGGGTACTGTACCAGGTTCTGGTTTCGGTGTTTTCAATGCAAAGGCAGCTGTACTTGAGCCACCGCTATTCAGAAGGCGCCCGTCTTGGCCTCTTAATTTCAGCCTCTTCAAAGGCCGCACTCGCTCTTCTGGATGAGCTTCCTCATCCACCTCCCCTACCTGTATGTTTGAAAAACCCTAAGACATTTCAGCAGCCATAGAATTAACAGTAACAAAGAAACACAGacaaattctttttttcagGTTCATTAAATAACTACTgtagaccggagggagtaacaaTTAAATTAACAAGTTTTGCGAACGTcaaccttgtttttcttttcctgcTCGGGCTCCAACGCCTGTTAAATGATATAAAACAgtgaataaattaaacaaacaaaaccagATACATAACATATTAATGCAGGAGATGGTATAGTTATAAACCTGATTATCATCTTCGTCGAAAATAGCATCAGCAAGAGCCCGATAATTCTCTTCTTCAATAAGCTCCCAGTTTTTATCATACAATTTAAGCAGTTTCTTCAACACAGGTTTGACTTTGTGTTCCTCAATCCCAAGGCACGACATTGCACGGAAAGCAGCTACAACTTTGGGATTGGGTGCCATTGTTGATCAGACAATAGTTAATTTACCCTAACCAACAATGTTTCAATTATTACACGAAAACCGAGGACAGAAACTGAGGTTGTTAATTTTGAAGATTGATGGATCATGCAAACAATTGAAACCTAGAAATGAACAAGGACGAAACAAAAACGTAGATTAATTGGTGAAGAaagtaattgaaaaaaagacaaaattgaaGTCAAAGCAAGAAACGGTGCATAAAGAACGAACCTTGGAGAGTAGAAGAGCGTGATAATGTGGTCAAGAATCTTGAGGGTTTTGAGTGACGAAAATTGCCTgcgtatttttttattttttttattttttttgtgagaaAAGGGAATGGAGGGAATGAGTTTTTGAGagtgaagaagaaatgaaaagaaaaagaaatttgagtgaagagagagagagtgttaTGGtaggtttgtttgtttgattttacttgtgttgttgttgaactgtgAAGTGATTACGCTATAGCCAAACACTGTGAACAGTGTGAAAGTACGCTTTTTGACAGTAATGTAATAATCGATGATCACTTCACTTCCAACGGAAGCGCGTTTCCTCACGCGGCCCAAATTCTTATTTACTGGACAAAATCCAGCCCGGCCCAATACATTTGGCCTTTGGGTACCAGTATTGGTGTGATGTTGgtaatttaagaaataaaataacatgatGGGTATTGTATGTATATTATGTGCTCtatgtgtttgatgaaatgtttcaaataatgtttaattaattttattatgtcgATTGTTTTGTAGATATGGCTAAAGAAGTTAGTAAGCTCGTACTCAGTAGGCCCACCAAGCGCAACTTAGTACGTCGAGCGAACGATGCAGCTAATCATGTCCCTAAATAGAACCAACTTAGGCATCTAACTAAGAACGATGGTAGGTCAGGTACCTCACAGGTGCTTGACCCTACGCCTATTGTGCATGAGGCGCATTTGAAGTAGCGATAAACATCACAATAAAGGGGGATTTGAATTGTGaccatttttaaatttaattctggAACTTTAACAAATTTACATACCAAGAACTTTTTTGAACGTTGACGGGTGTCTGAAAGTGTTTAAGTGTGTGTGCGTATCTAATTGCTAATCGAAATAATTTAATGGTTGACTATCTGTATTGTTCATATGAACGGTGTATGTTGTGCGCATCTAATTGTTTCTTCCTGTAGGTGCATCTTAACTACTATTCCTGTGAACGATTGTTAATTCTCGTCTCAATAAACGGTTTACAACCATCGCTCAACATCTAACGATAGCTATTTATCGTTGGGGTATTTTTTTATAGCATGAGGTGCTTGTGAGCAAATGATAGGTGTCTAAAGAGCTTTTTGTGTGACCTCCTAATTAGAAAAATGAACTAAATATTTTAAGTATtagttaaatatgaatttttaaacgataatgattaaaaaaaatataatccatcccttcttaaaaaataataatttttcaaaagatatttttataatgtatCAAACAAAACTGCAAAAGAGCAATTAAAACTTTTGAATAATACACGTGGATATACTTAAGAGTAAAGACCAGGAGATATTTGGAGAAAGTTGATGAAAAGTATTAGagtaactaaaaattaaaatttgaaaatttcacaAGGATCAAAAACCTacttaaacataattttaaattgaaaaacaattcttaatattatataaatcgCAAGCGtttgattttctcttttttcatgaATTAAATGTGACCTAACGAGTCATGTATTATAACTACAGAACATCACCAACTACATACGCGACACCAACGGCGTATCTTGCTAAAGAATATCACATATTATTTATTCTTAATGTATCTATTTAATCTGAGTCATGCAAGTTATATGAAAATGAATATCACATGCGTTTGAAGTAtaaagtaattgtaaacttcAAATTCTATTACATGTATGTATTATGTATATAGTATCTATCAAATAgctatttctttttaattataaaaaaaatagcataaaagtttATAATGTACCACTATTTATAGACTATATAAGTTATCAATTTACGAGAAGTATCATCAATATTAGTAATTATTTGCTTGCTCTCTCAttcatcttaataaattcttttgtattctctctcttttattttcctttttttttttttttgcatgcatgcgtaaaaagaaaatacaattttGCAAACAcataatcacaaaaaaaaattgtttttttttttacaaaaaattgttatactTGAAGCTATTAACATGtagtgttattaaaaaaaaaaaaatcagcagcactctaaatatttttacataattGGCTTTCAAACGGGAGCTATGTGTTCGTTTGTCTGttctttttattgcgttaatACATATAAATTGCGAACAGtcatttttatgagattttgatttagattaaagttattttgattttgcttatctttttaatgtaataaactaaacttatcttttttaatgacacaaaaaatataataaatataatatcaattcttatattattaaataacattaataGTATAACATTCTTTTAGACaacttagttaaaaaatataattggaaGAGATAAAACTAACTCAAAACCATgtgtttcttgatatatagtatagatatatgTATTACTCCAGAAATGGTGCCTCTAAATGTGGGGCTCTGGGCGGTCGTTTATCCCAAACATACTCAGAGCCACCACTATGCACAAAGACATATAAGTATCATACATGAactaaaacaatatttaatgatatattatttttactattattatttt containing:
- the LOC11437947 gene encoding probable inactive histone-lysine N-methyltransferase SUVR2 isoform X1, whose protein sequence is MAPNPKVVAAFRAMSCLGIEEHKVKPVLKKLLKLYDKNWELIEEENYRALADAIFDEDDNQALEPEQEKKNKVGEVDEEAHPEERVRPLKRLKLRGQDGRLLNSGGSSTAAFALKTPKPEPGTVPESSSRLLSNGNAVVDKGKKPLSPEEPLRGRRSISDRAQPAVTFREPAVEQGASSLSKSKTPHAYPFITPKDEPVDEVEDDYTIPLSVILPEPSSVPDSSTKNDTAGDQDGNNTVASPYRNENVEGEDIFPSSYEEVPFNAELASSSTGEEASVKIMPIVVLSKESEANGTLIDGGNKYSSAANGSISVKSSPASVAPRVLVSPPCPSGPDDAVLVTKDVMNDLSENGGGKESGEPMPQNSCNVMNAPNHHTIDDTRAVCATNDLTKGEEKVKISWVNDSNNDIPPPFHYIPRNLVFRDAYVNMSLSRIGSEDCCSTCMGNCVLSSKPCSCANKTGGDFAYTAQGVLKEAFLEECIAISRDPQNHSYCTECPLEISKNDGCLEPCKGHLKRKFIKECWSKCGCGKYCGNRIVQRGITCNLQVFLTSNGKGWGLRTLEDLPKGAFVCEFVGEILTVEELHERNLKYPKNGKHTFPILLEAEWDSGVVKDNQALCLYAASYGNAARFINHRCLDANLIEIPVEVEGPSHHYYHFAFFTSRKIAAQEELTWDYGIDFDDDDQSVELFRCKCGSKFCRNMKRSNRSIRSSVTG
- the LOC11437947 gene encoding probable inactive histone-lysine N-methyltransferase SUVR2 isoform X2, translated to MAPNPKVVAAFRAMSCLGIEEHKVKPVLKKLLKLYDKNWELIEEENYRALADAIFDEDDNQALEPEQEKKNKVGEVDEEAHPEERVRPLKRLKLRGQDGRLLNSGGSSTAAFALKTPKPEPGTVPESSSRLLSNGNAVVDKGKKPLSPEEPLRGRRSISDRAQPAVTFREPAVEQGASSLSKSKTPHAYPFITPKDEPVDEVEDDYTIPLSVILPEPSSVPDSSTKNDTAGDQDGNNTVASPYRNENVEGEDIFPSSYEEVPFNAELASSSTGEEASVKIMPIVVLSKESEANGTLIDGGNKYSSAANGSISVKSSPASVAPRVLVSPPCPSGPDDAVLVTKDVMNDLSENGGGKESGEPMPQNSCNVMNAPNHHTIDDTRAVCATNDLTKGEEKVKISWVNDSNNDIPPPFHYIPRNLVFRDAYVNMSLSRIGSEDCCSTCMGNCVLSSKPCSCANKTGGDFAYTAQGVLKEAFLEECIAISRDPQNHSYCTECPLEISKNDGCLEPCKGHLKRKFIKECWSKCGCGKYCGNRIVQRGITCNLQVFLTSNGKGWGLRTLEDLPKGAFVCEFVGEILTVEELHERNLKYPKNGKHTFPILLEAEWDSGVVKDNQALCLYAASYGNAARFINHRCLDANLIEIPVEVEGPSHHYYHFAFFTSRKIAAQEELTWDYGIDFDDDDQSVELFRCKCGSKFCRNMKRSNSDL